The genomic DNA GTTTCCTATTGGAGGTATAACAATTTTAATGGCTTGAGGCAAAATAATAAATCTCATTGCCTGATTGTATGTTAAACCTGAGGATCTTGCCGCTTCCATTTGACCTTTTGGTACAGCCTGGATGCCTGCGCGAATGGCTTCGGCAATAAAAGCTGCCGTATAAATGGAAAGGGCGATCGTTCCGGCTGTAAACCCGCTAAATGTGAAACCAATTACTGGAGTTCCGATAAAGAAGAAAAAGGTAATAATTAACAGAGGAATATTTCGAATAAATTCAACGTATGCAGTGCCGATCCAGTTCAAAGGTTTAATCGGTGAAATCCTCATAATTGCAATAATCGTCCCGAGCATGAAGCTCGCCGCTAGCGCAATGACGCTAGCAAGGACCGTGTTTTTAAATCCCTCCAGATACATATCAATATTTTCTGTCAATATTGAGAAATCCAGCATGTAAAACACCTCTTTCAGCTAGAGGCTGACCCAAAAATAAGAGCCAAGCATCCTTCGCAGATAAATATTGAAACCATGATCAATGTTTCTGCAATATTTAGTAACTGCACACGGGTGCCAGGAACTTATAGGGCAGCCTCTTCTAGAAGATTCCTTTATTTTGAAAAATCTTTCTTAATCCATTTTTTGTAAATCTTGTCATACTCACCATTAGACTTGATTGTTTTTAGTGCTTTGTTAAGTGCATCAAGAAGTTCTTTTTCTCCTTTTCTCACCGCGATTCCGTATGGTTCATCGGTAAATGTTCCTCCGACAATATGGTAGGAAGGATCCTCATCAGCCATCCCATAGAGAATGGCGTTATCAGTCGTGAGAGCGTCACCTTGCCCTGATTTTAGAGCTGTAAAGGCTTCTGCATAGTTTTCAAACTCCAATACTTTTGCCTCCGGGGCTTTTTCACGGATGTTT from Bacillus methanolicus MGA3 includes the following:
- a CDS encoding amino acid ABC transporter permease → MLDFSILTENIDMYLEGFKNTVLASVIALAASFMLGTIIAIMRISPIKPLNWIGTAYVEFIRNIPLLIITFFFFIGTPVIGFTFSGFTAGTIALSIYTAAFIAEAIRAGIQAVPKGQMEAARSSGLTYNQAMRFIILPQAIKIVIPPIGNQFINLVKNSSILAVVAGLDLMYYADLVSSKTLVVFDVYIFVALFYLILTVPLSLGVGYLERRLSKNN